The following are encoded in a window of Zymoseptoria tritici IPO323 chromosome 4, whole genome shotgun sequence genomic DNA:
- a CDS encoding uncharacterized protein (unknown function. No reliable hits with protein databases, neither with hypothetical (not significant). Probable M graminicola specific protein (novel gene).), with product MQFTTLSIFTTLTALAAARDSFWHVTDMQANCRDEATSQECFYLFNIHGAKDGKLPGFEAQCRTQSLPGDRNKRTCYIQPGHADQVVQEVSAYLKFDPRHDNTEDNELYVELKFTSGDSNEVQTWQANRITTYDNFVTTKDFDLIPTYHYGTKK from the exons ATGCAGTTCACAACTCTGTCCATCTTCACGACCCTCACggccctcgccgccgcccgtGACTCCTTCTGGCACGTCACCGACATGCAGGCCAACTGCCGCGACGAGGCCACCTCCCAGGAGTGCTTTTACCTCTTCAACATCCACGGCGCCAAGGACGGCAAACTCCCCGGCTTCGAAGCTCAATGCCGGACGCAGTCCCTCCCGGGCGACAGGAACAAGCGCACGTGCTACATCCAGCCCGGGCACGCCGACCAGGTCGTGCAGGAGGTGTCTGCTTACCTCAAGTTCGACCCGCGCCACGACAACACGGAGGACAATGAGTTGTATGTGGAGCTGAAGTTCACGTCTGG GGACAGCAACGAGGTTCAGACTTGGCAGGCCAACAGGATCACGACCTACGACAACTTCGTCACCACGAAGGACTTCGATCTCATCCCCACGTACCACTACGGTACCAAGAAGTAG
- a CDS encoding guanine nucleotide exchange factor GET3, which produces MADDEMDPSLQSIVDQKSLKWIFVGGKGGVGKTTTSCSLAVQMARARKSVLLISTDPAHNLSDAFGVKFGKDARPVPGVEGLAAMEIDPNGSINDLIKAGGDDAEEAMAGLGGVGSMFQDMAFSIPGVDEAMSFAEVLKQVKGMEYELIIFDTAPTGHTLRFLQFPTVLEKALGKLSQLSQQFGPMINNLIGARGGLPNGQSFDDVLKRMNDLQDTISEVNKQFKNPDLTTFVPVLIPEFLSLYETERMIQELGTYEIDTHAMVVNQLLFPKKDNPCEQCNSRRKMQKKYLEQIDDLYGEDFHVVKMPLLVDEVRGVESISKFSEMLVKPFVPAE; this is translated from the exons ATggccgacgacgagatgGATCCCAGCCTCCAGTCTATCGTGGACCAGAAGTCGCTGAAATGGATATTCGTTGGCGGCAAAGGCGGTGTCGGCAAGACGACGACCTCCTGCTCCCTCGCCGTTCAAATGGCCCGCGCCCGCAAAtccgtcctcctcatctccaccgACCCCGCTCACAACCTCTCCGATGCTTTCGGTGTCAAGTTTGGCAAGGACGCACGTCCTGTGCCCGGTGTTGAGGGACTCGCTGCGATGGAAATCGATCCAAATGGCAGCATCAACGATCTGATCAAGGCGGGAGGTGACGACGCGGAAGAGGCGATGGCAGGACTAGGCGGTGTGGGAAGCATGTTCCAAGATATGGCATTCAGCATCCCGGGTGTGGACGAGGCGATGAGTTTCGCGGAGGTGTTGAAGCAAGTCAAGGGAATGGAATACGAGTTGATCATCTTCGATACCGCGCCAACGGGACACACACTGCGATTCTTGCAGTTCCCGACCGTGCTGGAGAAGGCGCTGGGCAAGTTGAGCCAGCTCAGTCAACAATTCGGACCGATGATCAACAACCTCATCGGAGCGAGAGGCGGACTTCCAAATGGACAGAGTTTCGACGATGtgttgaagaggatgaaTGACTTGCAGGATACGATCAGCGAGGTCAACAAGCAGTTCAAGAACCCAGATTTGACAACATTCGTGCCGGTGCTGATTCCTGAGTTCCTGTCACTATACGAGACGGAACGCATGATTCAAGAGTTGGGAACATATGAGATTGACACGCACGCGATGGTGGTCAACCAGCTGCTCTTCCCGAAGAAGGACAACCCTTGCGAGCAGTGcaattcgaggaggaagatgcagAAGAAGTATCTGGAGCAGATTGACGATCTGTATGGCGAGGACTTCCATGTGGTCAAGATGCCACTGTTGGTAGATGAGGTCAGAGGGGTGGAGAGCATTTCCAA ATTCAGCGAGATGCTCGTCAAGCCCTTCGTCCCGGCGGAGTAG
- the OXD gene encoding oxalate decarboxylase, secreted (Two cupin domains; metal binding sites. Fungi are believed to utilize oxalate in nutrient availability, pathogenesis, and competition.), translating into MVRSYIFVSLLSLALAAPPKPRHEPAVVHRRQEGNSESPPDFALLSPVTALPPGPSGASGSLRGPTSLIGYNANNPVNTQLPATIPADEVKLVTNQEADADLGLYLDLTEVDVPQPIRGGDSKQPTDPGPRNIEVEKQNPDLYAPPGTDAGDVPNAKWPLALSHNRHGLNASGWARQQNVGQLPIATQMAGVDMHLEPNAYRELHWHQNDEWSYILNGSVRVSAVNEAGETFTDDLQAGDVWFFPAGVPHNIQAFGDGVEFLLIFDSGSFSEDGTFLVSELFLRNPKSVLAKDLRVDTSALNNIPKDQLYIFPGTPAPVNIEDQDIVGPAGKIPQERTYSYHFSQQQPYEVPGGQVKILDTLSFPIAKDFAVGLFTVKPGAMRELHWHTTSDEWSYFLHGQGRLTVYSAPSSSRTFDFQAGDTGYVPVTAAHYIENTGTTDLIYLEVLQAPVYNDISVAQWLGLTPKQVVKDHLGFSEDTLNRLPKIKPFIVPGNTNLSTTDFRAEAE; encoded by the exons ATGGTTCGGTCCTACATCTTCGTCTCTCTGCTCTCCCTGGCATTGGCAGCACCGCCCAAACCTCGTCATGAGCCCGCCGTGGTCCACCGTCGACAAGAAGGCAACAGTGAATCGCCTCCCGACTTTGCTCTACTGTCTCCTGTCACTGCACTTCCTCCCGGTCCAAGCGGCGCATCGGGCTCTCTCCGAGGACCAACCAGCCTGATTGGGTACAACGCCAACAACCCGGTGAACACTCAGCTTCCCGCCACCATTCCAGCCGATGAAGTCAAGCTCGTCACCAATCAAGAAGCCGACGCAGATCTAGGTCTTTACCTTGACCTCACGGAAGTCGACGTCCCTCAGCCGATCCGCGGCGGAGATAGCAAGCAACCGACTGATCCTGGGCCACGTAATATCGAGGTTGAAAAGCAGAATCCCGATCTCTACGCTCCTCCTGGCACTGACGCAGGCGACGTACCTAATGCGAAATGGCCACTTGCACTTTCGCACAATCGTCACGGCCTGAACGCTTCCGGCTGGGCTCGTCAGCAGAACGTCGGCCAGCTCCCGATCGCCACGCAGATGGCCGGCGTGGACATGCATCTCGAACCGAATGCGTATCGTGAACTACACTGGCATCAAAATGATGAGTGGTCATATATTCTCAATGGATCTGTCAGAGTGTCGGCTGTGAACGAAGCGGGCGAGACGTTTACAGATGACCTACAGGCTGGAGATGTATGGTTCTTTCCAGCCGGTGTGCCGCACAATATTCAAGCCTTTGGCGATGGCGTGGAGTTTCTCCTTATCTTTGACAGCGGAAGTTTCAGCGAGGATGGTACTTTCCTCGTCTCGGAGCTCTTCTTACGGAATCCAAAGTCTGTCTTGGCCAAAGACCTTCGAGTGGATACATCGGCGTTGAACAACATTCCCAAAGATCAGCTCTACATATTCCCGGGTACTCCAGCACCTGTTAATATTGAAGACCAGGATATAGTTGGACCTGCTGGTAAGATTCCGCAGGAGAGGACGTATTCGTACCATTTCAGTCAGCAGCAGCCGTACGAGGTGCCGGGTGGACAAGTCAAGATTCTGGACACTTTGTCCTTTCCGATCGCAAAAGACTTCGCCGTAGGACTGTTCACGGTCAAGCCCGGAGCCATGCGAGAATTGCATTG GCACACAACGTCCGACGAATGGTCCTATTTCCTCCACGGCCAAGGTCGACTTACAGTCTACTCCGCGCCCTCCAGCTCGCGGACCTTTGACTTTCAAGCCGGCGACACAGGCTATGTGCCCGTCACAGCGGCGCACTACATCGAGAATACGGGCACGACCGATCTGATATACTTGGAAGTCTTGCAGGCGCCGGTGTACAATGACATCTCGGTAGCGCAATGGTTGGGTCTGACGCCGAAGCAAGTGGTCAAGGATCATTTGGGTTTCAGCGAGGATACCTTAAACCGATTGCCGAAGATCAAGCCGTTTATTGTGCCTGGGAATACGAATCTGTCGACGACGGACTTTCGAGCGGAGGCGGAGTAA